A window from Candidatus Schekmanbacteria bacterium encodes these proteins:
- the nuoF gene encoding NADH oxidoreductase (quinone) subunit F codes for MEKILLKNTDFDDQPQIDAALSRGAYKALEKAVSMAPETIVEEVKKSGLRGRGGAGFPTGLKWSFIPKDTTLPIYLVCNADEGEPGTFKDRHIIERDPHLLIEGIAVSSYALKVKTAYIYIRGEFYKGAMMLEKAIDEAKEKGFLGENILGRNGLNIDIIVHRGAGAYVCGEETSLLESLEGKRGYPRLKPPFPATVGAFDCPTVINNVETLASVPWIVLNGGDAYASIGTEKSKGTKLFSVCGKVNRPGVYEIDLGLPLKTFLEESCGGIKDGKKLKAVIPGGSSTPVLRAEEIEKVNLDYESVAEAGSMLGSGGMIVFDESDCMVEAITVLAHFYAHESCGQCTPCREGTAWMARILKRILNGEGKISDIDLLLDICDNISGKTVCPLGDAAVMPVQSFIEKFRDEFEYHIQNGKCNVK; via the coding sequence ATGGAAAAGATACTGTTAAAAAATACTGATTTTGATGACCAGCCACAGATCGATGCGGCGCTTTCTCGCGGTGCCTATAAAGCCCTCGAAAAAGCCGTTTCAATGGCTCCGGAGACAATAGTTGAAGAAGTTAAGAAATCAGGATTGAGAGGGCGCGGAGGAGCAGGTTTTCCTACCGGATTAAAGTGGTCATTTATCCCAAAAGATACAACACTTCCAATTTATTTGGTATGCAATGCCGATGAAGGAGAACCGGGCACTTTTAAAGACAGACATATTATTGAAAGAGACCCTCATCTTTTAATCGAAGGCATAGCCGTTTCAAGTTATGCGCTTAAAGTGAAAACTGCTTATATATACATAAGAGGAGAATTTTATAAAGGCGCGATGATGCTTGAAAAAGCAATTGATGAAGCCAAGGAAAAAGGTTTTTTGGGAGAGAATATACTTGGAAGAAATGGCTTGAACATCGATATCATTGTTCACAGAGGAGCGGGTGCATATGTTTGTGGTGAGGAGACATCCTTGCTCGAGTCTCTTGAAGGGAAACGGGGTTATCCCCGCTTGAAACCGCCTTTCCCTGCAACTGTTGGCGCCTTTGATTGTCCTACTGTAATAAACAATGTAGAAACCTTGGCTTCTGTGCCATGGATAGTTTTGAATGGCGGTGATGCCTATGCTTCCATAGGCACTGAAAAGAGCAAAGGGACAAAGCTTTTCAGTGTTTGCGGAAAGGTAAATAGGCCGGGAGTATATGAAATTGACCTTGGTTTGCCACTTAAAACTTTTCTTGAGGAATCGTGTGGAGGTATAAAGGATGGAAAGAAACTAAAAGCAGTAATTCCCGGCGGTTCTTCTACACCAGTACTTCGAGCTGAAGAAATAGAAAAGGTTAATCTCGACTATGAATCTGTAGCTGAGGCAGGGTCGATGCTCGGGTCGGGAGGAATGATTGTTTTTGATGAAAGCGATTGTATGGTTGAAGCAATAACAGTGCTTGCTCATTTTTATGCCCATGAATCGTGCGGACAGTGCACTCCTTGCAGGGAGGGAACGGCGTGGATGGCACGGATTTTGAAGAGAATTTTGAATGGTGAAGGAAAGATATCGGATATCGACCTGCTTTTGGATATCTGTGACAACATTAGTGGAAAAACAGTATGTCCTCTGGGAGATGCGGCTGTTATGCCTGTGCAGAGCTTTATTGAGAAGTTTAGAGACGAGTTTGAGTATCACATACAAAATGGTAAATGTAATGTTAAATGA